The following proteins are co-located in the Dyadobacter chenwenxiniae genome:
- the rhaT gene encoding L-rhamnose/proton symporter RhaT, with translation MQALLGVIFHFIGGFASGSFYIPYKQVKGWAWESYWIVGGLFSWLIVPPLAAYLTIPGFTDIIAATDGGILLITYIFGVLWGIGGLTYGLGVRYLGVSLGSSIILGLCSVFGALIPSIYYQFSPRPGKDTISDLFTNSWGQMVLLGLLVCVIGIIICGKAGAMKDADLKRSGYKADDKTEFKIGLGLTVSIISGVLSACFAFGIDAGKVMAEEANAAWKALNPDQGEFLFQNNVTYVVILLGGLTTNFIWCMLLNARNKTFGNYTDSRAPLLSNYIFSALAGTTWFMQFFFYGMGESKLGNGPSSWILHMAFIILVANSWGLILKEWKGISKKTLTTIISGILVIVLSVLIVGYGNYLRE, from the coding sequence ATGCAAGCTCTTCTCGGCGTAATTTTCCATTTTATTGGCGGTTTTGCTTCCGGCAGTTTTTACATTCCATACAAACAAGTCAAAGGCTGGGCCTGGGAATCCTATTGGATCGTAGGCGGGCTGTTTTCCTGGCTCATCGTGCCGCCGCTGGCAGCCTATTTAACCATTCCGGGTTTCACTGACATTATCGCCGCCACCGATGGGGGTATTTTATTAATAACCTATATTTTTGGCGTTTTGTGGGGCATAGGCGGGCTGACTTACGGATTAGGAGTCCGTTATCTCGGCGTTTCGCTTGGGAGTTCCATCATTCTCGGGCTTTGCTCCGTTTTTGGCGCATTAATTCCTTCTATATACTATCAATTTTCACCCAGACCTGGAAAAGACACCATTTCAGATTTGTTTACAAACAGCTGGGGGCAAATGGTTTTGCTCGGTTTGCTCGTTTGCGTGATCGGCATTATTATCTGCGGAAAGGCTGGCGCAATGAAGGATGCCGACCTCAAAAGATCGGGTTATAAGGCAGATGATAAAACAGAATTCAAAATCGGCCTTGGCTTAACGGTTTCAATCATTTCGGGGGTTTTGAGCGCTTGTTTTGCATTTGGAATTGACGCCGGAAAGGTGATGGCGGAAGAGGCTAATGCAGCCTGGAAAGCACTTAACCCGGATCAGGGAGAGTTTTTATTCCAAAACAATGTGACGTATGTCGTGATTTTGTTAGGTGGGCTAACAACGAATTTTATCTGGTGTATGCTGCTGAACGCGAGGAATAAAACATTTGGAAACTACACCGATTCGCGCGCGCCGCTGCTGTCCAACTACATTTTCTCTGCACTGGCGGGCACAACCTGGTTTATGCAATTTTTCTTCTATGGAATGGGCGAAAGTAAGCTGGGCAATGGCCCGAGCTCATGGATTTTGCACATGGCCTTCATCATTTTGGTTGCCAATTCATGGGGATTGATCCTTAAAGAATGGAAAGGAATTAGCAAAAAAACGCTTACAACGATCATTTCAGGCATTTTGGTCATTGTGCTGTCGGTGCTGATAGTCGGATATGGTAACTATTTGAGAGAGTAG
- a CDS encoding UDP-N-acetylmuramoyl-tripeptide--D-alanyl-D-alanine ligase produces MYTSTETLYNYFQTGATIATDTRKISDGCLFFALKGENFDGNQFAAEALKKGAAYAVVDDPEVVANEQFLLVENVLEALQDLARHHRKTFTFPVIALTGSNGKTTTKELVAKVLSMKYNTYATKGNLNNHIGVPLSILSIDPAKHEMAVIEMGANHQQEIALLSTIAIPTHGLITNIGKAHLEGFGGITGIMKGKGELFDFLSKKKGTVFVNTTDDVVMEMASKRRAFGEIVFYCSENSAVNPVLMQESPFVIYQINGKTVSTQLTGGYNFNNMCAALAIGKHFGVEDSDANEAVATYKPDNNRSQIVKKGSNTVIMDAYNANPSSMSAAVANFASIDAPKKMLILGDMFELGAAAPEEHLELGKQIADYKFDIVILAGSLMQHALPALPKAYYFPDKFSLHNWVMDNPQENTYILIKGSRGMALETVLNLMPE; encoded by the coding sequence ATGTATACTTCAACCGAAACGCTCTACAACTACTTCCAAACCGGCGCCACCATTGCTACCGACACCCGCAAAATCAGCGATGGATGCCTTTTTTTTGCGTTGAAAGGCGAAAATTTTGATGGCAACCAATTCGCGGCGGAAGCATTGAAGAAAGGTGCCGCCTATGCCGTCGTCGATGATCCGGAAGTGGTTGCCAACGAGCAGTTTTTACTGGTTGAAAATGTGCTGGAAGCATTGCAGGATTTGGCACGGCATCACCGCAAAACATTCACATTTCCGGTAATTGCCTTAACCGGCTCGAACGGAAAAACCACAACAAAGGAACTGGTTGCAAAGGTGTTATCTATGAAATATAACACTTACGCAACCAAGGGCAATCTGAACAACCATATTGGCGTGCCGCTTTCGATCCTGTCTATTGATCCGGCCAAACACGAAATGGCGGTGATAGAAATGGGCGCAAACCATCAGCAAGAAATTGCGCTGCTCAGCACTATTGCCATTCCCACACACGGATTGATTACCAACATTGGCAAGGCTCATCTGGAAGGTTTCGGAGGGATAACGGGCATTATGAAGGGAAAAGGAGAGCTTTTTGATTTTCTTTCCAAGAAGAAAGGCACTGTTTTCGTGAACACGACAGATGATGTGGTGATGGAAATGGCCAGCAAACGCCGGGCATTTGGGGAAATCGTTTTTTATTGCTCGGAGAATAGTGCGGTTAATCCGGTTTTGATGCAGGAAAGTCCTTTTGTAATTTATCAAATCAATGGAAAAACGGTTTCCACGCAACTGACGGGCGGCTACAACTTCAATAATATGTGCGCTGCGTTGGCCATTGGAAAGCATTTTGGCGTTGAAGATAGTGATGCTAACGAGGCCGTAGCAACGTATAAGCCGGATAATAACCGGTCGCAGATCGTTAAGAAGGGCAGCAATACGGTGATTATGGATGCTTACAATGCCAATCCCTCCTCCATGTCAGCCGCTGTCGCCAACTTCGCGAGCATTGATGCGCCGAAAAAAATGCTGATCCTGGGTGATATGTTCGAGCTGGGAGCCGCTGCGCCTGAGGAACATCTGGAACTGGGCAAACAGATTGCAGACTATAAATTTGATATTGTGATCCTGGCGGGCAGCCTTATGCAACACGCACTGCCTGCTCTCCCGAAGGCTTATTACTTTCCTGATAAATTTTCACTGCACAACTGGGTGATGGACAACCCGCAGGAAAATACATACATTCTCATTAAAGGCTCACGTGGAATGGCACTAGAAACTGTACTGAACCTGATGCCCGAATGA
- a CDS encoding DUF6786 family protein, which translates to MQKHLSVSLLILAVFAWNACQRNNQSDQEKLEKTNSDTKGTFGYDVAFLKKHNNALVLQAPDNTDAQAIIIPEYQGRVMTSTASGSKGNSYGWINYDLIESGANQPHINAFGGEERFWLSPEGGQFSVYFKKGQTFDFANWQTPAIIDTVTYQAVESDGSSVSFRVNAIIENYSGTVFVVEINRKISMLDKASIMSELDIVSLEGCKAVAYESINSLTNKDADWKPETGMLGIWLLGMFQPTEKTVIIAPFSTHHSKQPLLTDDYFGKIPADRIVVKDSAVYLKADGKFRSKIGIAPQSARNVAGSYDAEKGILTIIQYNLKPEEKYLKSTWEIHEDPYDGDAFNAYNDGKLADGTQMGPFYELESNSPAKALRKGEKLTHRQRTYHFEGSKETLGAISLRVLGVSLYDIATAFK; encoded by the coding sequence ATGCAAAAACATCTTTCCGTTTCCCTCCTGATCCTGGCGGTTTTTGCATGGAATGCTTGCCAGCGCAATAATCAAAGCGATCAAGAAAAATTGGAAAAAACGAATAGCGATACAAAAGGCACATTCGGTTATGATGTTGCCTTTTTGAAAAAACATAACAATGCGCTGGTGCTTCAAGCGCCCGATAATACTGATGCACAAGCCATTATCATTCCTGAATATCAGGGACGCGTGATGACCAGCACGGCCAGTGGGAGTAAGGGCAACAGTTACGGCTGGATCAATTACGATCTGATCGAAAGTGGTGCTAATCAGCCACATATCAATGCTTTTGGCGGAGAAGAGCGCTTTTGGCTTTCACCGGAAGGCGGCCAGTTTTCTGTTTATTTCAAAAAGGGGCAAACATTCGATTTCGCCAACTGGCAAACGCCTGCCATCATTGATACGGTTACTTACCAGGCCGTAGAGTCGGATGGTTCTTCGGTTAGTTTCCGGGTCAATGCGATCATTGAGAATTACAGCGGGACTGTTTTTGTAGTTGAAATTAACCGCAAGATTTCGATGCTGGACAAAGCTTCCATTATGTCCGAACTGGACATTGTGTCTTTGGAAGGCTGTAAAGCAGTTGCTTACGAGTCCATTAATTCCCTTACGAATAAAGATGCTGATTGGAAACCCGAAACAGGAATGTTAGGGATCTGGCTTTTGGGCATGTTCCAGCCTACTGAGAAAACGGTCATAATTGCGCCGTTTTCGACGCATCATTCCAAACAACCTTTGCTTACCGACGACTATTTTGGTAAAATCCCTGCCGACCGCATTGTCGTGAAAGACTCAGCGGTTTATCTCAAAGCCGATGGGAAATTCAGGAGTAAAATAGGCATTGCACCCCAATCAGCCCGCAATGTTGCAGGAAGTTACGATGCTGAAAAAGGCATCCTGACCATCATTCAATACAACCTCAAACCAGAAGAAAAGTATCTGAAATCGACCTGGGAAATTCATGAAGATCCCTACGATGGCGATGCTTTTAATGCTTATAATGACGGTAAGCTGGCCGATGGCACCCAAATGGGGCCGTTTTACGAATTGGAATCCAACTCGCCCGCCAAGGCTCTCAGGAAAGGTGAAAAGCTTACGCATCGCCAGCGGACTTATCATTTTGAGGGCAGTAAGGAAACGCTGGGAGCCATTTCACTGAGGGTTTTAGGCGTAAGTCTGTACGATATTGCGACTGCATTTAAATAG
- a CDS encoding carboxypeptidase-like regulatory domain-containing protein — MKRISLLLQWACIMLIAMACHDTDGPSPDEAGLEEGYATGKVTNTDGSPMQGVKVVVDNTMIHASYSIGSSDENGNYKIQLPKVGTFMASAHIVKKYNGREYEFDLDPDVYEAFSIDGAVRNFQWKLTGRRPIEAQGYYGVTIEVNKDVMSAVYDSENIEFTLVPVGNLIDGSKGKTLKMKHGKPYTNDYGKLVDIPLGRYIMTAYYNGEAGEIPLKLRKHFSEDEYTDELTIDFEPHTMWGNNIAFISYSE, encoded by the coding sequence ATGAAGCGCATTTCCCTATTGCTTCAATGGGCCTGCATTATGCTGATCGCCATGGCCTGCCATGACACCGACGGGCCTTCGCCGGATGAGGCAGGCCTGGAAGAAGGTTATGCAACCGGAAAGGTCACCAACACAGACGGGTCCCCGATGCAGGGCGTAAAAGTGGTGGTTGACAACACGATGATTCATGCTTCCTATTCGATTGGAAGCTCGGATGAGAATGGTAATTACAAGATCCAGTTACCAAAAGTCGGCACTTTTATGGCCTCAGCACACATTGTAAAGAAATACAATGGCCGGGAATACGAATTTGACCTTGACCCCGATGTGTATGAAGCATTCAGCATTGATGGGGCCGTGCGGAATTTTCAGTGGAAGCTGACTGGCAGGCGACCGATTGAGGCGCAAGGTTATTATGGTGTTACCATTGAGGTCAATAAAGACGTGATGAGCGCTGTCTATGACTCAGAGAATATCGAATTTACGCTCGTCCCGGTTGGAAATCTGATCGACGGCTCAAAGGGGAAAACGCTCAAAATGAAGCATGGGAAGCCTTACACGAATGATTATGGCAAACTGGTTGATATTCCTTTAGGCAGATATATAATGACAGCTTATTACAACGGAGAAGCTGGGGAAATACCGTTAAAGCTGAGAAAGCATTTTTCTGAAGATGAATACACGGATGAACTCACGATTGATTTCGAACCGCACACCATGTGGGGGAATAACATTGCCTTTATCAGCTATTCGGAATAA
- a CDS encoding TapB family protein produces the protein MLNKNQPSFAFARRTRLAFFSLAITAVSFVSCKGDKDDVKPDDGNPPAEDKGFLPQKDQVYDYKITDTDGTKSSSVLKVLGVKDSSGIAVYDIENKIQEGNVFVTTKNRAFSKGGLTTYELFYEDGINAIYENVEEFGVIKDVVLKGFPQKQIMENKGTVGSNITFSKEPMEIKLELLIPIDENDSIEADFQAKITYLDGKVTKQETITTPAGTFNCSKWEYKYETYLKLTSLAIPMEEREDEYTVELWTAPGVGIVKTVETTGDAVSTTELQKITKQ, from the coding sequence ATGTTAAATAAAAATCAGCCTTCCTTTGCATTTGCCCGCCGGACCCGTCTGGCGTTTTTCTCCCTGGCCATTACAGCGGTTTCATTTGTATCCTGTAAGGGCGACAAGGACGACGTTAAGCCCGACGACGGCAATCCCCCAGCCGAAGACAAAGGTTTTTTGCCACAAAAAGATCAGGTTTACGATTACAAAATCACAGACACTGACGGCACAAAAAGCAGTTCCGTGCTGAAAGTGCTGGGTGTGAAAGATTCTTCAGGCATCGCAGTTTACGACATTGAAAATAAAATCCAGGAAGGCAATGTATTCGTGACGACCAAGAACAGGGCGTTCAGCAAAGGCGGACTGACGACCTACGAGCTGTTTTATGAGGATGGAATAAATGCCATTTATGAAAACGTCGAAGAGTTTGGTGTTATCAAAGACGTTGTTCTCAAAGGTTTTCCGCAAAAGCAGATTATGGAGAACAAAGGCACCGTCGGCAGCAACATTACATTCAGCAAGGAACCCATGGAGATTAAGCTGGAACTCCTGATCCCTATTGATGAAAACGACTCTATTGAAGCGGATTTCCAGGCTAAAATTACTTACCTGGATGGCAAAGTAACCAAGCAGGAAACGATAACGACACCCGCAGGAACATTCAATTGCAGCAAATGGGAATACAAATACGAAACGTATTTGAAGTTAACAAGCCTTGCTATTCCCATGGAAGAGCGGGAGGATGAATACACGGTTGAGCTCTGGACAGCTCCGGGTGTTGGCATAGTAAAAACCGTCGAGACTACCGGCGATGCGGTTTCAACCACTGAATTGCAGAAAATTACGAAGCAATGA
- a CDS encoding FG-GAP-like repeat-containing protein yields MRTKFTSFLLFIFSIVTLSNAFSQKSWFKIDTLTSVNSKGAKLTNPWAGGLNASQFLKMHLNNDADEDLVVYDRTNSKITTFLAAADPLNPGKKTFIHTPYYESLFPKADNWMILADYDGDGHKDLFTSTSLGVSVYRQVKTAQSWTFRQMQEVLYTKGFSGNINLQVSGTDIPGIVDVDDDGDLDLLLFDFSGNYIELHQNLSMEKFGKPDSLGSAQSPVFQRNGDCWGNFHKGANEGFDFGLDCGVTVKSGNREMHAGNSILLQDLNGDGKKDLLVGHVSNEHISFLTNSAAGLIGNFTAYTNTYPAVNPVLLHIFPAAFMEDVDFDGKKDLLIAPNVPSNDGNLTDFKSSGWFYRNAGTDTKPDFKLAKKNFLQDQMLDVGENAAPSFFDIDGDGDLDVLIGTGGIPGQTGFKGGFWLLKNTGNNTAPAYEVESENYLNLASAIAVYNIKPQWADFNGDGVADLGFAATSTTTLKLEYRYIPNKAPTGAAPQLNLADAVTIAMPAESQTGDSPHFYDVDGDGDLDLLVGKTQGNLYYYTNTSTSKQFTFKLESDAFAGVAISFEGRSPQLAVADFDLDGRADVITADHTGNIRLFHGAEWGKWTDRETSLVEQNGKASAPLFGNYLAVTAGDYNGDKKPDIAIGSNAGGLRLLTNIVPVTITANEPAAGPIVNVFPNPAARYLKIKSSKPATFDIVSVSGRKIVRDQKLNANIEQEIITELWPTGLYLIELKSGNSRVVRKVMVAN; encoded by the coding sequence ATGCGAACGAAATTTACCTCCTTTTTACTCTTCATTTTTTCCATTGTAACGCTTTCAAATGCTTTTTCACAAAAGTCGTGGTTCAAAATTGACACACTGACCAGCGTAAATTCCAAAGGTGCGAAACTGACCAACCCCTGGGCTGGCGGCCTTAATGCTTCGCAGTTCCTGAAAATGCACCTGAACAATGACGCAGACGAAGATTTGGTCGTATATGACCGGACCAACAGCAAAATCACTACATTCCTGGCCGCAGCCGATCCGCTTAATCCAGGCAAAAAGACATTTATTCACACACCTTATTACGAATCCCTTTTCCCGAAAGCGGATAACTGGATGATCCTGGCGGATTATGACGGCGACGGCCACAAGGACCTTTTTACGAGCACATCGTTAGGGGTCAGCGTTTACAGGCAAGTGAAAACCGCGCAATCCTGGACATTCAGGCAAATGCAGGAAGTGCTTTATACCAAGGGTTTTTCGGGAAATATCAATTTGCAGGTTTCAGGAACGGACATTCCGGGCATTGTGGATGTGGATGACGATGGCGATCTGGACTTGTTGCTGTTTGATTTTTCCGGAAATTACATTGAGCTGCACCAGAATTTAAGCATGGAGAAATTCGGCAAGCCGGATAGTCTGGGTAGTGCCCAAAGTCCTGTTTTTCAGCGTAATGGTGATTGCTGGGGAAATTTTCACAAAGGCGCGAACGAGGGTTTCGATTTCGGGCTGGATTGCGGTGTGACTGTTAAGTCGGGTAACCGCGAAATGCATGCGGGAAATTCTATTTTGTTGCAGGACCTGAATGGGGATGGTAAAAAAGATCTTTTGGTCGGCCACGTCAGCAACGAGCACATTTCATTTTTAACCAATTCCGCGGCAGGCCTTATTGGCAATTTTACAGCTTACACCAACACTTATCCGGCGGTTAACCCGGTGCTTCTTCACATTTTCCCGGCAGCATTTATGGAAGATGTGGATTTTGATGGAAAAAAAGACCTGCTCATCGCTCCCAATGTGCCCTCGAATGATGGTAATCTCACCGATTTCAAGTCTTCCGGTTGGTTTTATCGCAACGCAGGAACGGATACAAAGCCAGATTTTAAATTGGCAAAAAAGAATTTCTTACAGGATCAAATGCTGGACGTTGGGGAAAATGCAGCGCCTTCGTTTTTTGATATTGACGGTGACGGCGACCTGGATGTGCTCATCGGCACTGGCGGAATCCCCGGCCAGACGGGTTTCAAAGGAGGTTTCTGGCTTTTGAAAAATACCGGAAATAACACAGCGCCGGCATATGAAGTCGAGTCGGAAAATTATCTCAATCTGGCATCCGCCATCGCAGTTTACAACATTAAGCCGCAATGGGCTGATTTCAATGGTGATGGCGTCGCGGATCTGGGTTTCGCAGCCACTTCGACTACAACATTAAAACTTGAATATCGCTACATCCCTAACAAAGCGCCCACAGGTGCCGCACCCCAATTGAACCTGGCCGATGCCGTGACCATTGCCATGCCCGCAGAATCTCAGACAGGCGATTCGCCTCACTTTTACGATGTGGACGGCGACGGCGACTTGGATCTGCTGGTGGGTAAGACGCAGGGAAATCTTTATTATTATACCAACACATCAACCAGCAAGCAGTTCACATTCAAGCTGGAAAGCGATGCTTTTGCAGGCGTTGCCATTAGTTTCGAAGGCCGTTCACCGCAACTGGCCGTAGCCGATTTTGACCTCGACGGCCGTGCAGATGTTATTACTGCGGATCACACAGGCAATATCCGCCTTTTTCACGGCGCGGAATGGGGCAAGTGGACGGATCGGGAAACATCGCTGGTGGAACAAAACGGCAAAGCATCTGCGCCCTTATTCGGCAATTATCTCGCAGTGACCGCTGGCGATTATAACGGTGATAAAAAACCGGATATCGCTATTGGCAGCAATGCGGGCGGGCTCAGGTTACTGACGAACATTGTGCCTGTGACCATTACGGCCAACGAACCAGCAGCTGGGCCAATAGTAAATGTATTTCCAAATCCGGCAGCCCGTTATTTAAAGATCAAATCCTCAAAACCAGCAACGTTTGACATTGTCAGTGTAAGCGGCAGGAAAATCGTCCGGGATCAAAAGCTGAATGCGAATATCGAGCAGGAAATCATCACGGAACTCTGGCCGACCGGGCTATATCTGATTGAATTGAAATCCGGTAACAGCCGTGTGGTGCGAAAAGTGATGGTGGCGAATTAG
- a CDS encoding carboxymuconolactone decarboxylase family protein encodes MYPFATTGNTKDSLYKEVNLPAEFESVLINKLAALDHRYLKDLKINVGNVLKSQTLNRKEALLIALSVAVNEKNAALIAALEELAAAEGADEKEIAEVTACVSLMNANNVFYRFRHFMHKEFYDNAPAGIKMSIMVNPVLGKEFFELLSLVVSALNGCEMCVTSHEQSVLNHGGTPARIFDAVRVGAIFKSFTVLI; translated from the coding sequence ATGTATCCATTCGCAACAACAGGAAATACAAAAGATTCCCTGTATAAAGAAGTGAACCTGCCAGCCGAATTTGAAAGCGTGCTGATCAACAAGCTGGCAGCTCTGGACCACCGTTATCTCAAAGATTTGAAGATCAACGTTGGAAATGTGTTGAAATCGCAAACATTAAACCGCAAAGAGGCACTTTTGATCGCACTTTCTGTGGCAGTTAACGAGAAAAACGCAGCGCTGATCGCCGCGCTCGAAGAATTGGCAGCAGCAGAAGGCGCTGACGAAAAAGAAATCGCGGAAGTAACAGCCTGTGTTTCTTTGATGAATGCGAACAATGTGTTCTATCGTTTCAGGCATTTCATGCACAAAGAATTCTATGATAATGCTCCTGCCGGAATCAAAATGAGCATTATGGTAAACCCTGTCCTGGGCAAAGAATTTTTTGAACTGCTTAGTCTCGTAGTTTCTGCATTAAACGGTTGTGAAATGTGCGTAACCTCACACGAACAATCCGTGCTGAACCATGGTGGAACACCTGCGCGTATTTTCGATGCGGTTAGGGTTGGTGCGATTTTTAAAAGCTTTACTGTATTGATATGA
- a CDS encoding peroxiredoxin: MANRLLSVGSTFPEFKKTSVVSLEKGNEFYDITSEDHKNAEKWMVMFWWPKDFTFVCPTEIAEFGKHVEDFADRDTMLIGASTDSEFVHLAWRKNHDDLRDLQFPMLADTSKSLAEELGILEANEKIAYRVTYIVDPQGIIRWVSVNDLSVGRNVNEVIRVLDALQTDELCPCNWVKGEATLA; the protein is encoded by the coding sequence ATGGCAAATAGACTTTTATCCGTGGGATCAACATTCCCTGAGTTCAAAAAAACATCTGTTGTTTCTCTTGAAAAAGGAAATGAATTCTACGATATTACCTCAGAAGATCACAAAAATGCTGAAAAGTGGATGGTGATGTTCTGGTGGCCTAAAGACTTCACTTTCGTGTGCCCTACCGAGATCGCTGAGTTTGGAAAGCACGTTGAAGACTTCGCTGACCGCGATACAATGTTGATCGGCGCTTCTACTGACAGCGAGTTTGTTCACCTGGCGTGGCGCAAAAACCATGACGATCTTCGCGACCTGCAATTCCCGATGCTGGCGGATACTTCTAAGTCTCTTGCAGAAGAGCTTGGTATACTTGAAGCAAACGAAAAAATCGCTTACCGTGTAACTTATATCGTTGACCCACAAGGAATTATTCGCTGGGTAAGTGTAAACGACCTTTCTGTTGGCCGCAATGTAAACGAAGTGATCCGCGTTTTGGATGCTTTGCAAACGGACGAACTTTGCCCTTGCAACTGGGTTAAAGGAGAGGCAACATTAGCATAA